A window of Desulfobacterales bacterium genomic DNA:
CGAATCTCAGCAAGATCTTCCCAGCAAAATTGCAGTGCGCAGCAACCGATCAGCTGTTCGTTTTTACGATCGACATATACCCAGAAATCCCGGACATGATCATATAGCTCACTCAAAGGTCGCGCCAGCAGTTCTTCTTTTTTGCCATATTCGTGCAGCAGTCCGTGAATGGCCTTGACGTCTTTGATCGTTGCTTTTCGAATCATTATTCTCTAATACCTCAATTAAAATCAAAATATTATATATTAATTTCTCGGAAACCGAGCTATAGCATTGTTCGCTTAAAAAATACAACTCTTATCCAGCTTAATGGAGCGATTGAGGCTCGGTGCCTTTTTTAAACAGGGCGGCAACGGATGGTTTTGAATCATCTAACTGAGGCAGTCCGGTAAGGGGATCCATGCGGATTAAGTTGACATCATCAGGAATATCGAAATACAGATGGGGTTCCTCTTGAAGGGCAACCTTCATAAAATCAATCCATATGGGCAAAGCGGCCCGGGCACCGGTTTCCTTTTTCCCTAAACTGACTCCGCGATCCTGGCCCACCCAAACGCCGGCAATAATGCGTGGCGAAAAACCGACAAATAAAGCGTCTTTGTATTCATTGGACGTGCCGGTTTTACCTGCGACGGATTTGCCCAGTACCTGCGCACGCCGGCCGGTGCCCTCTTTGACTACAGCTTCTAACATGTTGGTGACAACCGCAGCCGTACTGCGTGACATCACCACTCTTCTTTGAGGTTTTGTCCGCCAGATGACGCGTCCCTGCCGATCGACTACTTCCAGTACGCCGTAGGGTTGAATTCTTTGGCCTTTGTTGGGGAATACGGCATATGCGGCGGTCAAATTTATCAAAGTCACCTCTGATGTGCCCAGTGCCAAAGATAAATTCGATGCCAGAGGTGACTTGATGCCCAACTGATGCGCAAATTGGGCCACAGACTGTGGCCCCAGGATTTGTAGCAAGCGCACCGCCGGTATGTTTTGTGAGACTGCCAATGCGTGCCGAAGCGTCATTTCGCCTTTATATTCTAAGGAAAAATTTTGCGGTTTCCAATCCTGATCTTCCTGTGCGCCCTTATAAACAACCGGTGCATCCAGAATTTTTTTGTTTTGTGCAAAACCTTGTTCGATGGCATAGGCATAGACAAAGGGCTTAAAAGCCGAGCCTGGCTGGCGATACGCCATGGTTGCGCGATTAAAGCGGCTATTGTAAAAATCTTTACCGCCAACCATGGCGAGGATGCCACCGGTGGTGACATCGATGGAAACTATGGCGGCCTGCGGATCGATTTTTTCTGTTGGTGTTTTTTGCATCCGTTCTGTTAAAGCGGTCAGCCCGTCAGCCAATCCCTGTTCAGCTGTCTGCTGTAACTGGAAATCAAGCGTTGTGTAAATGGATAAGCCGTGTTTATACAGACGCGAGGAGCCCAGTTCACGTTCCAGTGAAGATCTGACATATTCGACAAAATAGGGCGCTTTTGAGGGACCGAATCGGCGACTGTTGGTTGCGAGCGGCTTTTTTTTGGCATTTTGGTAGACAGGTTCTGAAATAATGTCGGTGTCACGCATTTGCTTGAGAACCGTATTACGCCTTTTGATAGCGAGATCCGGATTGACCAGCGGTGAATAACGCGAAGGCGATTTGGGCATGCCGGCCACCAGCGCACATTCGGACAAGTCTAAATCCTTTACGGATTTGCCGAAGAATATCTTGGCGGCCGATTCCACGCCATAAGCTCCACTGCCGAAGTAAACCTGGTTGAGGTACAATTCCAATATTTCATCTTTGGTATAGCGCCGCTCCAGTTGAAAGGCCAATATGGCTTCTTTTATTTTACGCACCAGTGTTTTGCGGGGTGTCAGAAAAAGCGTTTTGGCCAATTGTTGGGTAATCGTACTGGCACCTTCAACGAATTCGCCGGCCTTGATGTCTTTGATAATGGCCCGGGCAATACCTTTCAAGTCAACACCGCTGTGCTTGTAGAACTTGCGATCTTCAGTGGCGACCAAAGCTGCTGTTAAATGCCGCGGAATGGTTGCCAAGGGTACGGGCTCGCGCTTCTCAATGAACAATTCGGCCAACAGAACCTTGTCGGCGGAATAAATACGAGTAACAGCATCGGGCTTGAACGATTCCAGCGCACGGATCTGGGGCAGATCATGGGTGAGCGCGAAAAATGCGCCGGCTAAGCTGCCACAGATCGCACCGGCAACCAACAAGACAATGATCAGTAATTTGCCTTTATGTAAGTGGAAGTTGAACATGCGATGGGAATAATTTTAAGATAAAAGCAGCGGGAGTGCAATAGGTGAGGGGCTGGGGTTAAAAATGGCACGAAACTGGGCTGCTCAATTTAGAGAAGGATTAATTCTGGCTGCTCATTAGCGCCTGATTCAATTTTTCGCCCAACTCGCCCATGGTGTATGGTTTGGTGACGACGCCTTTGAACCCATGGCGCTCATATTCGGCAATCACCGGATCATTGCTGTAACCACTGGAGACGATACCCACCACATGGGGATCAATTTTGGTCAGTTGCTGAATGGCTTTTTTGCCCCCCATACCGCCCTTAACGGTCAAATCCAAAATAACCGCATCAAACGGTGTGTCGGACTCAAGTGCCTGTTTGTAGAATTTAACTGCTTCGGTGCCGTTTAACGCAAAATCGACACTATAGCCAAGGTAGGTCAGCAGCTCGCCGGCCAGTTTGCGGATCATGGCTTCATCATCCATAATTAAGATCCGGCCTTCGCCAAAAATTGGAATTTCCTGCTCGTAGGTCTCGCCAAACTGCTGATCAGGCACTTTACATGTGGCACATGGCAGATAGATATGAAAGGTGGCACCTTTGTTGTATTTAGACGATACGGTTACATTGCCGCCGTGTTTCTTAATGATTGAATGGCAGATCGATAGCCCCAACCCGGTCCCTTTTTTATCCCCCTGTTTTTTGGTTGAAAAATAGGGATTGAAAATTCGATCCAGGTTTTTTTTGGAAATGCCTTTGCCCTGATCGGTAATGGATATTTTGATGTATTTCCCATTTCGCAATCCGGGTATAAGTTCACTGCTTTTTACATTTTCGGCGCTGACGTCAAGCGATCCGCCTTGGGGCATGGCTTCACGGGCATTCATAATAACATTATGAATCGCCTGCCCGATCTGCTGGCCGTCGACTTCCAGCGGCAACAGATTTTCGGCAAAGTGATAATTGCATTTCACGTTTGAACCGCTCAGGGTAAATTCAGTGGTGCTTCTGACCAGGTTAGCGACATCGGCGATTTTTTTATCCGGTGTCCCGCCTTTTGAAAATGTGATCAGTTTCTGGGTCAAATCCTTGGCGGTCTGTGAAGCTCTTAAGGCTTGGCTGAGCAATAAAAAAACCTTATCATCCGGATCCAGGTAAGTTTGGGCCAACGTAATATTGCCGATGATGGCTGTTAGCAGGTTGTTGTAGTCGTGAGCAATCCCGCCGGAGAGGGCAGCGATGGATTCCAGCTGACGGGCCTTGACCAATTCTCGTTCAGTTTGGCTGCGCTCTGAAATATCGCGTACCACTAACAGATTAGACGGTTTATTCTGAAAAATAAAACGGCCCGCAATGACTTCGACATCCACCCGGAGGCCGTTTTTACACATCAGCGTCAATTCGTGCACGGCCAGGGCGCTGTCATCCTCTAATGGCTTTTCATATATTTTTTCGATGGTGTCGATATCATCGGGATGAAAGAAACTGGCCAGATCGGTGTCCAAAACCTCATCAATGGTGTAGCCGCACATTTTGGCCAAGTAATAATTCACTTCCCTGATTTTACCGTCTTGCACCACCAATACGCCATCGGTGGCCAACTCCATCAGAAGGCGAAATTTTTCTTCGCTCTGGATCAGAGACAGCTCCAGGTCACTTTTTTTACAAACGCACTTTTTTTTGGTTTTTGTTGCCATTGCTGTCAAAAGCTACCTGTTTAAAAAAAATGATATGTAGCTACAAGTCTTTAAAAATAGTCCTTGTTGCCGTCTAGACCATTTCTTTTATCGGCATAATCGCTCAGAACCTTAAGCCTTTGTTTCGGCTTCTGATATTATCAAGCGCATTGCTAAAGATGACGTTTTTGATGACATTCCGCC
This region includes:
- a CDS encoding ATP-binding protein, coding for MATKTKKKCVCKKSDLELSLIQSEEKFRLLMELATDGVLVVQDGKIREVNYYLAKMCGYTIDEVLDTDLASFFHPDDIDTIEKIYEKPLEDDSALAVHELTLMCKNGLRVDVEVIAGRFIFQNKPSNLLVVRDISERSQTERELVKARQLESIAALSGGIAHDYNNLLTAIIGNITLAQTYLDPDDKVFLLLSQALRASQTAKDLTQKLITFSKGGTPDKKIADVANLVRSTTEFTLSGSNVKCNYHFAENLLPLEVDGQQIGQAIHNVIMNAREAMPQGGSLDVSAENVKSSELIPGLRNGKYIKISITDQGKGISKKNLDRIFNPYFSTKKQGDKKGTGLGLSICHSIIKKHGGNVTVSSKYNKGATFHIYLPCATCKVPDQQFGETYEQEIPIFGEGRILIMDDEAMIRKLAGELLTYLGYSVDFALNGTEAVKFYKQALESDTPFDAVILDLTVKGGMGGKKAIQQLTKIDPHVVGIVSSGYSNDPVIAEYERHGFKGVVTKPYTMGELGEKLNQALMSSQN
- a CDS encoding PBP1A family penicillin-binding protein gives rise to the protein MFNFHLHKGKLLIIVLLVAGAICGSLAGAFFALTHDLPQIRALESFKPDAVTRIYSADKVLLAELFIEKREPVPLATIPRHLTAALVATEDRKFYKHSGVDLKGIARAIIKDIKAGEFVEGASTITQQLAKTLFLTPRKTLVRKIKEAILAFQLERRYTKDEILELYLNQVYFGSGAYGVESAAKIFFGKSVKDLDLSECALVAGMPKSPSRYSPLVNPDLAIKRRNTVLKQMRDTDIISEPVYQNAKKKPLATNSRRFGPSKAPYFVEYVRSSLERELGSSRLYKHGLSIYTTLDFQLQQTAEQGLADGLTALTERMQKTPTEKIDPQAAIVSIDVTTGGILAMVGGKDFYNSRFNRATMAYRQPGSAFKPFVYAYAIEQGFAQNKKILDAPVVYKGAQEDQDWKPQNFSLEYKGEMTLRHALAVSQNIPAVRLLQILGPQSVAQFAHQLGIKSPLASNLSLALGTSEVTLINLTAAYAVFPNKGQRIQPYGVLEVVDRQGRVIWRTKPQRRVVMSRSTAAVVTNMLEAVVKEGTGRRAQVLGKSVAGKTGTSNEYKDALFVGFSPRIIAGVWVGQDRGVSLGKKETGARAALPIWIDFMKVALQEEPHLYFDIPDDVNLIRMDPLTGLPQLDDSKPSVAALFKKGTEPQSLH